In Pirellulales bacterium, the following are encoded in one genomic region:
- a CDS encoding RNA-binding protein codes for MGKKIYCGNLGYGVTSADLEALFAEYGAVRSAEVIMDRDTGRSKGFGFVEMERDADAQSAISALNDREHEGRPLKVNEAKPREERRGGGGGGGGGYRGGGGGGGGYRGGGGGGGRRW; via the coding sequence GTGGGTAAGAAAATCTATTGCGGCAATTTGGGTTACGGCGTCACGAGCGCCGATCTGGAAGCGCTGTTCGCCGAGTACGGCGCTGTTCGCAGCGCCGAGGTGATCATGGATCGCGACACGGGTCGCAGCAAAGGGTTCGGATTTGTCGAGATGGAGCGCGACGCCGACGCCCAGAGCGCGATCTCCGCGTTGAACGATCGCGAACATGAGGGCCGTCCGCTCAAGGTCAACGAAGCCAAGCCGCGTGAAGAACGTCGCGGCGGCGGCGGTGGCGGTGGCGGCGGCTACCGTGGCGGCGGAGGCGGCGGCGGCGGCTACCGTGGCGGCGGCGGCGGCGGCGGTCGCCGCTGGTAA
- a CDS encoding bifunctional acetate--CoA ligase family protein/GNAT family N-acetyltransferase produces the protein MPIRNLKKIFAPRSIAIVGASAAPGTVGRSVLENIVRGAFPGPVWPVNPRHGSIGPHKCFAHIADLPAAPDLAVICTPAATTPAVLREIGAVGTRGVIVISAGFREVGPQGLALEQELAAAVAEFDGLRLLGPNCLGAINPHARLNATFAAGMPAKGRVAFLSQSGALCTSVLDWAKQEHVGFSHFISVGNMLDVGMGDLIDYLAADPATEAIILYIESITDARSFLSAARAFSRNKPIIAYKAGRFTESAQAAASHTGAMAGVDAVYDAAFRRAGIVRIDEMTDMFDCAELIARQATPKGPRLAIVTNAGGPGVMATDSLLARRGEIARLADDTIAKLDVVLPPAWSRRNPVDVIGDATPERYARALEHVLADPGVDAALAIYSPQAMSDPTAAAAAVIEVARKSSKPVLASWMGGQAMAEAVDRFNQAGIPTYFAPEQAVRAFMNLVSYARTRDLLYETPRDVPVAFSLNRTKFREVFDSLLTEENDVLGESTSKALLDAYEIPVTKTYLARTADDAVQLATRVGYPVALKIASPQITHKTDVGGVALGLLDESAVRAAFDEVIASARRRRPDATVEGVAVQRMIDRAAGHELIVGAKRDPVFGSVLMVGAGGVAAELYADRALELPPLSERLARHMLESLRCWPLLKGFRGRPAVNIDRLIEVLMRVSYLAADYPEIAELDVNPLLATPDDVVALDARVILDRAAVLRTPRRFSHLAIRPYPEEFVRTAKLEDGAPCVLRPIKPEDEPLWHELLASCSVETRWMRFGCLFNHTTHEMATRYCFIDYDRELALVAEVDEGGERKLAGVGRLVANTDHSDAEFAILVADAWQNRGLGSLITDACLDVCAEWGVRRVFAVTAPGNTRMTRIFRNRGFRSDGTATSEAIVLRKELFPAPGAGGNGFATSTGPRLPWTPPTASAS, from the coding sequence ATGCCGATCCGCAACTTGAAAAAAATCTTCGCCCCGCGCAGCATTGCGATCGTCGGGGCGAGCGCCGCCCCCGGCACGGTCGGACGTTCGGTGTTGGAGAACATCGTCCGCGGCGCCTTTCCCGGACCTGTCTGGCCGGTGAACCCGCGACACGGTTCCATCGGTCCGCACAAGTGCTTCGCGCATATTGCCGACCTGCCGGCGGCGCCGGACTTGGCCGTCATCTGCACCCCCGCGGCGACGACCCCGGCGGTGCTGCGCGAGATCGGCGCGGTCGGCACGCGCGGCGTGATCGTCATCTCCGCCGGCTTCCGCGAAGTTGGACCGCAAGGCCTCGCGTTGGAGCAGGAACTCGCCGCCGCCGTCGCGGAGTTCGACGGTCTGCGGCTCCTGGGGCCCAACTGCCTGGGGGCCATCAACCCGCATGCGCGGCTCAACGCCACGTTCGCCGCGGGAATGCCGGCCAAAGGGCGCGTCGCGTTTCTGTCGCAGTCGGGGGCGCTTTGCACCTCGGTCCTCGATTGGGCCAAGCAGGAGCACGTCGGGTTCTCCCACTTCATCTCGGTGGGGAACATGCTGGACGTCGGGATGGGGGATCTCATCGACTATCTCGCCGCCGACCCTGCGACCGAGGCGATCATCCTCTACATCGAGTCGATCACCGACGCGCGATCGTTCTTGTCGGCTGCGCGGGCGTTCTCGCGGAACAAACCGATCATTGCGTACAAGGCGGGCCGCTTCACCGAGTCGGCCCAGGCGGCCGCCTCGCACACCGGGGCCATGGCGGGAGTGGACGCCGTGTACGACGCCGCGTTTCGCCGCGCCGGGATCGTGCGGATCGACGAGATGACCGACATGTTCGACTGCGCCGAACTGATCGCGCGTCAAGCAACCCCCAAGGGACCGCGGCTGGCAATCGTCACCAACGCCGGAGGCCCGGGAGTCATGGCGACGGACTCGCTGTTGGCCCGGCGCGGCGAAATCGCTCGGCTGGCCGACGACACGATCGCAAAACTCGATGTCGTCCTGCCGCCTGCGTGGTCGCGGCGCAACCCGGTCGACGTGATCGGCGATGCAACCCCGGAGCGATACGCCCGCGCACTGGAACATGTGCTCGCCGACCCGGGGGTCGACGCGGCGCTGGCGATTTACTCGCCGCAGGCGATGAGCGATCCGACCGCCGCCGCCGCCGCGGTGATCGAAGTCGCGCGCAAGTCGAGCAAGCCGGTGCTCGCCTCCTGGATGGGGGGGCAAGCGATGGCCGAGGCGGTCGATCGCTTCAATCAAGCGGGCATTCCTACCTACTTCGCCCCCGAGCAAGCGGTGCGGGCCTTCATGAATCTCGTCTCCTACGCCCGCACTCGCGACTTGCTCTACGAAACGCCCCGCGACGTGCCGGTGGCGTTCTCGCTGAATCGCACGAAGTTTCGCGAGGTGTTCGATTCGCTGCTGACCGAGGAGAACGACGTCCTGGGGGAGAGCACCTCAAAGGCGCTGCTCGATGCGTACGAGATCCCCGTGACCAAGACCTATCTCGCCCGAACGGCGGACGATGCGGTGCAACTCGCGACGCGGGTCGGGTATCCCGTGGCGCTCAAGATCGCCTCGCCGCAGATCACCCACAAGACCGATGTGGGGGGCGTGGCCTTGGGGCTCTTGGACGAGTCTGCGGTGCGTGCGGCCTTCGACGAAGTGATCGCCTCGGCTCGCCGCCGGCGCCCCGACGCGACCGTCGAAGGGGTCGCCGTCCAGCGGATGATCGACCGTGCCGCCGGCCACGAGTTGATCGTCGGAGCCAAACGCGATCCTGTATTTGGTTCGGTGCTGATGGTCGGCGCCGGCGGGGTCGCCGCCGAGTTATACGCCGACCGCGCGCTGGAACTCCCCCCGCTCTCCGAACGGCTCGCCCGGCACATGCTTGAGAGCTTGCGTTGCTGGCCGCTGCTCAAGGGCTTTCGCGGTCGGCCGGCGGTCAACATCGACCGGTTGATCGAGGTGCTCATGCGGGTTTCGTACCTAGCGGCCGATTACCCCGAGATCGCCGAACTCGACGTCAACCCGCTGCTGGCCACGCCGGACGACGTCGTCGCGCTCGATGCGCGAGTGATCCTCGATCGCGCGGCCGTGCTGCGCACCCCGCGGCGGTTCTCGCATCTGGCGATCCGGCCCTATCCGGAGGAGTTCGTCCGCACGGCGAAGCTCGAAGACGGCGCCCCCTGCGTGCTGCGGCCGATCAAACCCGAAGACGAGCCGCTGTGGCACGAGCTGCTCGCGTCATGCTCAGTCGAAACGCGCTGGATGCGATTCGGCTGCTTGTTCAATCACACGACGCACGAGATGGCGACGCGGTACTGCTTCATCGATTACGACCGCGAGCTGGCGCTGGTGGCCGAGGTCGACGAGGGGGGAGAGCGGAAACTGGCCGGAGTCGGTCGGCTGGTCGCCAACACCGATCATTCGGACGCCGAATTCGCCATCCTCGTGGCCGACGCGTGGCAGAATCGAGGCTTGGGCTCGCTGATCACCGACGCCTGCTTAGACGTTTGCGCGGAGTGGGGCGTTCGCCGCGTCTTCGCCGTGACGGCCCCGGGCAACACGCGAATGACGCGGATTTTCCGCAACCGCGGATTCCGATCCGACGGGACGGCCACGTCCGAAGCGATCGTGTTGCGCAAGGAATTGTTCCCGGCGCCGGGCGCGGGAGGAAACGGATTCGCGACCTCCACCGGACCGCGTCTCCCCTGGACGCCGCCGACGGCCAGCGCGAGTTAA
- the dnaE gene encoding DNA polymerase III subunit alpha, whose translation MVRHWEGAAVSESVVVPSFVHLHCHSHFSLLDGASPIKGLVKRAKELGMNGLALTDHGNLYGALEFYKACKEAEINPVLGYEAYVAPGSRFDKSGALSSKEATFHLTLLAQNRTGFRNLVKLASRAFLEGFYHKPRIDRALLEEYSEGIICLSGCVSGEFSRALLAASSGKRGEALGAQAEEQVARAMEIAAWFSRVFGDRYFIEIQDNGLEIQRLAKEAAVEVAGRMGLPLVATSDAHYVRREDAEAQDVLLCINTGKYRTDANRMRMEGDQFYLRSPEEMYAALSDQADALRRAQQIADSVDIDLELGKRHFPTFAPPEQKSSLDYLRELCVAGLKDRYAGQADRWEGDDLSREVYDRLNRELGVIGKLGFCDYFLIVWDFVRFAVEQQIPCTARGSGVGSLVCYALRLSHVCPLRYDLLFERFLDESRLEAPDIDIDFCKERRGEVIQYVKDKYGEANVAQIGTFGTLAARAAIRDVGRTMSMPIFRVDEIVAMVPDQLGISLNKALETSEDLKQAYDKDPEVRELLDLARKIEGLARNVGTHAAAVVIAERPVDEYVPLQTVKGKTEVITQWAMGDVEAAGLLKMDFLGLRNLTILARSVDLIEQSRGERVDPYAFPLDDKETYALLCRGETKGIFQLESGGIRDLLQRMKPDHFRDVIATNALYRPGPLEGGMVDQYIEVKHGRKPAEYPHPVMEEVLAETHGVMVYQEQVMRILNRLGGIQLSHAYTCIKAISKKKLPMIAKYKEEFIAGSKEKGLDAKKSLELFEMIEKFAGYGFNKSHSTAYALIAYMTAYLKAHYPVEFMAALLSCDIPGRNFKSKDSLVEHLEDCRRMNIDVLPPDVNASDPDFKVANGRIHFGLSAIKACGSGAAEAIAQERVAKGPFASVFDFCERVDPGACNRATIESLVKAGAFDKLGGHRAQYMAVLDRALQSGAAAAADRRSGQKGLFDEVEEETTDAAIDLPEVPAWGEKESLAQEKEVLGFYLSSHPLAEYEPTLRTFCPNSSKSILQMEHRSELLMGGMIAAIKFSHTKNPRSPGAPTKYAMWDLEDLEGIARCILWPEQFAQCGQLVQPDAIVAIRGKVDRRPGAEEVNVIVDEVIPIADLEARFSSGIVIRVAQNGDAERRLEQLREIVRGYPGPKKLQLRLDLATGGHVFIDSETLKIELNPELRERVDGLLGPGNFHLQSVRPQPAGNGAGNGHGNGRGRRPR comes from the coding sequence ATCGTTCGCCATTGGGAGGGAGCCGCCGTGAGCGAGTCCGTCGTCGTTCCGTCGTTTGTTCATCTGCATTGCCACAGCCACTTCAGCCTGCTCGACGGGGCCAGCCCGATCAAGGGGCTGGTGAAGCGGGCGAAAGAGCTGGGAATGAACGGCCTGGCGCTGACGGATCACGGCAATCTGTACGGGGCCCTGGAGTTCTACAAGGCCTGCAAGGAAGCCGAAATCAACCCCGTGCTGGGTTACGAGGCGTACGTTGCGCCGGGAAGCCGGTTCGACAAATCGGGGGCGTTGTCGTCGAAGGAGGCGACCTTTCACTTGACGCTGCTTGCGCAGAACCGGACCGGGTTTCGCAATCTGGTGAAGCTTGCCAGCCGAGCGTTTTTGGAAGGGTTCTACCACAAGCCGCGGATCGATCGCGCACTGCTCGAAGAATACAGCGAAGGGATTATCTGCCTGAGCGGGTGCGTCAGCGGCGAATTCAGCCGGGCCCTGCTCGCCGCTTCGAGCGGCAAACGGGGCGAGGCGCTCGGCGCCCAGGCCGAGGAACAGGTGGCCCGGGCGATGGAAATCGCCGCGTGGTTTTCGCGCGTGTTCGGAGACCGATACTTCATCGAGATCCAGGACAACGGGCTGGAGATCCAGCGGCTGGCCAAGGAGGCGGCGGTCGAAGTCGCGGGGCGAATGGGGCTGCCGCTGGTAGCCACCAGCGACGCCCACTACGTGCGGCGCGAGGACGCCGAGGCCCAGGACGTGTTGTTGTGCATCAACACGGGCAAGTACCGCACCGACGCCAACCGAATGCGTATGGAGGGAGATCAGTTCTACCTGCGGAGCCCCGAGGAGATGTATGCGGCTCTGAGCGATCAGGCCGACGCGTTGAGGCGCGCGCAGCAAATCGCCGACTCGGTCGACATCGACCTGGAGTTGGGCAAACGGCACTTCCCGACATTCGCCCCGCCGGAGCAAAAGTCTTCGCTTGACTACTTGCGCGAGCTGTGCGTCGCAGGGCTCAAGGACAGGTACGCGGGGCAGGCCGATCGGTGGGAGGGCGACGACCTGTCGCGCGAGGTCTACGACCGACTCAATCGCGAGCTTGGCGTGATCGGCAAGCTGGGGTTCTGCGACTACTTTCTCATCGTGTGGGACTTCGTCCGGTTCGCGGTCGAGCAGCAGATTCCGTGTACGGCCCGCGGTTCGGGCGTGGGGTCGCTCGTGTGCTACGCGTTGCGGCTGAGCCATGTTTGCCCGCTGCGATACGACCTGCTGTTCGAGCGGTTTCTCGACGAGAGCCGGCTCGAAGCGCCCGATATCGACATCGACTTCTGCAAGGAGCGACGCGGCGAGGTCATCCAGTACGTCAAAGACAAATACGGCGAAGCGAACGTCGCCCAGATCGGCACGTTCGGCACGCTCGCGGCGCGAGCGGCCATCCGCGACGTGGGGCGGACGATGAGCATGCCGATCTTTCGCGTCGACGAGATCGTCGCGATGGTGCCGGACCAACTCGGCATCTCGCTCAACAAGGCGCTCGAAACGAGCGAAGATCTCAAGCAAGCGTACGACAAGGACCCCGAGGTTCGGGAGCTGTTGGACTTGGCCCGGAAGATCGAGGGGCTGGCTCGCAACGTGGGGACGCACGCCGCAGCCGTGGTGATCGCCGAACGACCGGTCGACGAATACGTGCCTCTGCAGACCGTCAAAGGCAAGACGGAAGTCATCACCCAATGGGCGATGGGGGACGTCGAGGCGGCGGGCCTGCTGAAGATGGACTTCCTGGGACTGAGAAACCTGACGATCCTCGCCCGAAGCGTCGACCTCATCGAGCAGTCGCGAGGAGAGCGGGTCGACCCGTATGCGTTCCCGCTCGACGACAAGGAGACCTACGCGCTGCTGTGCCGGGGGGAGACGAAGGGGATCTTCCAGCTCGAAAGCGGCGGCATTCGCGATCTCCTGCAGCGGATGAAACCGGACCATTTCCGCGACGTCATCGCCACCAACGCCCTCTACCGACCTGGGCCGCTCGAGGGGGGGATGGTCGACCAGTACATCGAAGTGAAGCACGGCCGCAAGCCGGCCGAGTACCCCCACCCAGTCATGGAGGAGGTGCTCGCCGAAACGCATGGCGTGATGGTGTACCAAGAACAGGTGATGCGGATTCTCAACCGACTGGGGGGGATTCAGCTCTCTCACGCGTACACCTGCATCAAGGCGATCAGCAAGAAGAAGCTGCCGATGATCGCCAAGTACAAGGAGGAATTCATCGCGGGGTCGAAGGAGAAGGGCCTCGACGCGAAGAAGTCGCTCGAACTTTTCGAAATGATCGAAAAGTTCGCCGGTTACGGCTTCAACAAGTCCCATTCGACCGCGTATGCGCTGATCGCGTACATGACCGCGTACCTCAAGGCGCACTACCCGGTCGAATTCATGGCAGCCTTGTTGTCGTGCGACATTCCGGGACGGAACTTCAAGAGCAAGGACTCGCTGGTCGAGCACCTGGAAGATTGCCGGCGGATGAACATCGATGTGCTTCCTCCCGACGTCAACGCGAGCGATCCGGACTTCAAGGTCGCGAACGGAAGAATCCACTTCGGCCTCAGCGCAATCAAAGCGTGCGGCAGCGGGGCGGCCGAAGCAATCGCCCAGGAACGGGTCGCCAAGGGGCCGTTCGCCAGCGTGTTCGACTTCTGTGAACGAGTCGACCCGGGGGCGTGCAACCGAGCGACCATCGAATCGCTCGTCAAGGCCGGCGCATTCGACAAGCTGGGCGGACATCGGGCCCAGTACATGGCGGTGCTCGATCGGGCGCTGCAGTCGGGCGCCGCGGCCGCGGCGGATCGACGTTCGGGGCAGAAGGGGTTGTTCGACGAAGTCGAGGAAGAAACGACCGACGCCGCGATCGATCTGCCCGAAGTCCCCGCCTGGGGCGAGAAGGAGTCGCTCGCCCAGGAAAAAGAGGTGCTGGGCTTCTACCTGAGCAGCCATCCGTTGGCCGAGTATGAGCCGACGCTGCGAACGTTCTGCCCCAACTCGAGCAAGTCGATTCTGCAGATGGAACATCGCAGCGAACTGTTGATGGGGGGGATGATCGCGGCGATTAAGTTCTCGCACACCAAGAACCCGCGCAGCCCCGGGGCGCCGACGAAGTACGCCATGTGGGACCTCGAGGACCTGGAGGGGATCGCTCGCTGCATCCTCTGGCCCGAACAATTCGCCCAGTGCGGGCAGCTCGTTCAGCCGGATGCGATCGTAGCGATTCGCGGCAAGGTCGACCGACGCCCCGGCGCCGAGGAGGTCAACGTCATCGTCGACGAGGTGATCCCGATCGCCGACCTCGAGGCGCGGTTCAGCAGCGGGATCGTCATTCGCGTCGCCCAAAACGGCGACGCCGAGCGGCGGCTGGAGCAACTGCGCGAGATCGTTCGCGGCTACCCAGGCCCGAAGAAGCTGCAGTTGCGACTCGACCTGGCGACGGGAGGGCACGTGTTCATCGACAGCGAGACGCTTAAGATCGAGCTCAATCCGGAGCTCCGCGAGCGGGTCGACGGCCTGTTGGGACCCGGGAACTTCCACCTGCAAAGCGTCCGGCCTCAGCCTGCAGGCAATGGCGCCGGCAACGGGCACGGAAACGGTCGCGGGCGGCGGCCGCGGTGA
- a CDS encoding PGPGW domain-containing protein, with protein sequence MPEVPSPATPPGNRSPNRRWQRLIGTQAGIAVRHARRAVVFVIGMTIVAIGVVMLVTPGPAMVVIPLGLGVLAVEFAWARRFLERIKLQARSVLGANSEDKCTDGRRAK encoded by the coding sequence ATGCCCGAAGTTCCATCCCCCGCGACGCCCCCTGGCAACCGGTCTCCGAACCGACGCTGGCAACGGTTGATCGGCACGCAGGCCGGGATCGCCGTGCGACATGCCCGACGCGCGGTGGTGTTCGTCATCGGCATGACGATCGTGGCGATCGGCGTGGTGATGCTCGTCACGCCGGGGCCGGCGATGGTCGTGATCCCGTTGGGTCTGGGGGTGTTGGCGGTCGAGTTCGCCTGGGCCCGGCGATTTCTCGAGCGAATCAAGCTCCAGGCGCGCAGCGTCCTCGGCGCCAATTCCGAGGACAAATGCACCGACGGGCGGCGGGCGAAGTAG
- a CDS encoding trypsin-like peptidase domain-containing protein yields MVRNRLVGSFVAAFVLLVAPTFAGAAQTLLLDFSIPGCAPCRAMRPMVAELARAGYAVREIDATREPELARQFQVDQFPTFIVLVDGREMSRLSGATTARNLVEMIDKSQQLAARSAAPSVRGQSPDAIAPIQFQGGRSTFAPESPGANPAFQSPQAGRIVELESQAGYERSPAPVPPRREDAWPQTRPTPPSASIAKLTAATVRLSVEDAQGKSTGTGTIVDARSGEALILTCGHIFRESQGRGAIQVTLFDHGPQGAVKRDVVAGRMVAYDLERDLGLVSIWINAPVQVAPIAPANAAPARGEPVTSMGCNGGADPTPIVSRVNSVDRYTGHPNLQAAGAPVEGRSGGGLFDAAGQVVGVCFAADPQADEGLYAALGSIHAKLDELQLSTVYQQPAGTALAAPSPAEPPQVRGQDPAATAPLPFADEPSPGAFGSTPPANPFASAAAPSPAAPVPSPDWPASAAEHLDTPRPMTAAELATLDELARRAGASEVVCIIRPQEPGGKSEVITVNGASPAFVEALARSAAAARESASVRR; encoded by the coding sequence ATGGTCCGCAACCGCCTCGTCGGCTCGTTCGTCGCCGCGTTCGTACTTCTTGTCGCGCCGACCTTTGCCGGCGCTGCCCAGACGCTGCTCCTCGACTTCTCCATCCCCGGCTGCGCCCCCTGCCGGGCCATGCGGCCGATGGTCGCCGAACTCGCTCGGGCCGGTTACGCGGTGCGCGAAATCGACGCCACCCGCGAGCCGGAACTCGCTCGCCAGTTTCAAGTCGATCAATTTCCCACGTTCATCGTTCTGGTCGATGGGCGCGAAATGTCCCGACTCTCCGGGGCTACGACGGCACGCAATCTGGTCGAAATGATCGACAAATCGCAGCAGCTCGCCGCTCGCTCCGCCGCACCCTCGGTCCGCGGACAGTCGCCCGACGCGATCGCTCCGATCCAATTCCAGGGGGGACGCTCGACGTTCGCCCCCGAATCCCCCGGCGCGAACCCGGCGTTTCAGTCGCCGCAAGCGGGCCGGATCGTCGAACTCGAATCCCAGGCCGGCTACGAGCGTTCGCCAGCGCCTGTCCCGCCGCGTCGGGAGGACGCTTGGCCTCAAACGCGACCGACGCCTCCCTCCGCATCAATCGCCAAGCTGACTGCGGCCACAGTCCGGCTGTCGGTCGAGGACGCTCAAGGCAAGTCCACCGGCACGGGCACAATCGTCGACGCCCGCAGCGGCGAAGCCCTTATCCTGACCTGCGGACACATCTTCCGCGAGTCGCAAGGTCGGGGCGCGATTCAAGTGACGCTGTTCGATCACGGACCGCAAGGCGCCGTGAAACGCGACGTCGTCGCGGGACGGATGGTCGCCTACGATCTGGAACGCGACCTGGGCTTGGTCAGCATCTGGATCAACGCCCCCGTGCAAGTGGCGCCAATCGCCCCCGCAAACGCAGCCCCCGCGCGGGGAGAACCAGTCACCAGCATGGGCTGTAACGGCGGCGCCGACCCCACGCCGATCGTCAGCCGAGTCAACAGCGTCGATCGTTACACGGGGCATCCGAACCTGCAGGCCGCGGGAGCGCCGGTCGAAGGTCGCAGCGGCGGCGGATTGTTCGATGCTGCGGGCCAAGTGGTCGGCGTCTGCTTTGCCGCCGATCCTCAGGCCGACGAGGGGCTCTACGCCGCGCTGGGTTCGATTCACGCCAAGCTCGACGAGTTGCAGCTCTCGACCGTCTACCAACAGCCTGCGGGGACCGCGCTCGCCGCGCCGAGTCCGGCTGAGCCGCCCCAAGTCCGCGGCCAGGACCCGGCCGCGACGGCTCCCCTGCCGTTTGCCGACGAGCCCTCTCCCGGCGCCTTCGGTTCGACGCCGCCGGCCAATCCGTTCGCGTCCGCTGCGGCGCCCTCACCGGCCGCCCCGGTTCCCTCGCCTGATTGGCCGGCCTCTGCGGCGGAGCATCTCGATACGCCCAGACCGATGACCGCCGCCGAACTGGCGACACTCGACGAACTGGCTCGCCGCGCCGGCGCCAGCGAAGTCGTCTGCATCATTCGCCCCCAGGAACCGGGCGGGAAGAGCGAAGTGATCACGGTCAACGGAGCGTCGCCGGCGTTCGTCGAGGCTCTCGCCCGCTCCGCGGCCGCCGCTCGCGAGTCGGCCTCCGTGCGTCGCTAA